Genomic DNA from Theobroma cacao cultivar B97-61/B2 chromosome 3, Criollo_cocoa_genome_V2, whole genome shotgun sequence:
atcaaatagaaaaaaaaatttcttcctctctttcaattttttttcttttattatatttttctcatcccactattttcattttttttcccacCAAATATTGTGTAAGTTGGGGCTCCACATGCTAAGAAAAAGGTTTGAGGTGAACATATATTAGCccctttcttcaattttccttctttccaaatattgtgcaaaattttttttggatgcCATAACAGGGCCTTTTGATGCCATGTTTGATTAAGCCTGGCTTTTATTTCGTGGCTGGATGGTTTTTGAGTGCAGGGACATTGGGGGGTTCATATTGGTGTGTCACCTGTTGCTGCCCAGGCTGATAGGAAGGGGTGCTAGAACCGTACAGGGGAGTTTTTCTGCTTTTAAGGTAGTCTGTGTCTGTTCGATTGGGTCTTTTTGTGAATGAATTTTCTGCTATGTACAGGGGTACCATTTTGTTGTGTGCCTAGGTCACTCCTGATTGTGTTGGACAAGCTTGTGCTAATTTTGCTGCTGGATGGGGATGTAAATGTGGATTTCCTGGGGAATTCAGGGTTTTTCTACGTTCTGCAGATCTGCTTGTGGTGGTTTGGAGGTTGGTTATCCTCCTGGCTTGTAAGCTATTggttttttatgaattaaagATACTCAGCTTTTAAAAAAGAAGGGCATGCCAAAAGTGGAGTATTTTGGAGCAATATGCCAAAGGAAAGCCGAAAACAACAAACAACGAGAATTCTAGGCTTAAGAAAAGGCATGGTTGAGTGGCCCAAACATGTCAGCCTAAACCAGCTGTACCTTCATGAAGCAGCTGTTAGTTAGCATATATCTcaaaaaacaaccaaaaactaAAGCTAATATCATAATCTGTCTTCCTTTCCTTGTCCtccaataatatttttctttttgggtagATTAAAACCCTATAATCCCATCGTTGATACgcaattaaaagttaaaaaaaactcttaattCGTGGTAACTACATGCTAAAATGGGGAGAAGGAAGATCATGTTTTCCTTCTGCCCACAAAAACCTGTAAAACCCCATTTGAACCCCCTGCCACAAGTGTGCACTGCTCTTCATGGACTTGCCTCCAGCTCACGCTACTGACGAAACCATGGTCGCGCCCGCCAGCTCTACCCAATGGCTCGAACCCATGCACCCAAATGGGCTCACCCCATCTCTTATCATAAACAAACACCTGGTTATTTTCTGATCCACATCCAAGCAAGCCACCATGCCTCCATACTGACAGCCCAACGAAGCTCCGACTATTCACGTGTCCTTTGTACGTTCTAATTAAACGAGAATCACTAATATTCCATAGCTTTAAATACCCATCCGTCCCGGCTGAAACCATTGTTTGAGCATCAAGAAATCTAACGTACGTCACGGTTTTCGTGTGTCCGTCATACACATGGAGAGGCTCCACCATTTTCCGCACATCGTAGGTGTACGCCTTCCGATCGGCGCATCCGGCGGCTATCAATGCTTCACCAAAGGGGTCGAACTCGACGCAGCAAACCGACCTACGTGCCAGTGCGGGCTGCACCTTAGCCACACATCCCCCTCCTTCGCCACAGCGTGGGTCCCACATTTGCATGGTGCCATCCTCCGAGCCGGATGCCCCAACGAATGGATCCCAATGGGAATAGTCCACGCTCCAAACCCGTCTCCCACCATGCTCATCACGTTCGAAGATTGGCAGTTTCCTCTCTAGATCATATTCCATGACAACCCCGTCATAGTCTCCGGATCCCAAGAGGCGGCCACCAGACCCCGGTTTCCATCTAAGGCTACTAAGCTTAGCTGGGGTACATATGTAGTACTCACATGCATTAACATGGTCTAGAAAGGTAATATTCTGCTCACCTTGGGTATTCTGATCTTGTGGCAACAAAGAATTCAAAGTGTAAATCCTAATCTTCCTGGCAATTCCTCCAGTAGCTACAACTGTATTAGAAGGGTCGAATTCGATGACGCCTAGGGTGTCAGAGACTGCTGCCTCGGCGCTGGTAGAGACGAcggtggagagagaaaaatccCACTCACAGCGAGCTCTTTCCTGGTCTTCTTCTCCCTCTGGTTTATCTTTTGCTATGCTTTCTTTTGCGTAATCTCTTCTTTCTCGGCCTGGGACTGGGTCTGGGAGATGCAATCCGGAGGAGAGGTTTTTCATTGCCCATTCATTTGAAATGGAGATGCTCGCGCTGGCTGTTTTTGGACCTCGGGTCCAATGAAAGGCTCCCATTGACCTAACGCCAAGCGTAATAAAGTTTGTGTGTGGATAAATATGTCAGCTGCTTgatatttttgcttttaatttcTGCACTTGTTTAACATTCCTGCCATTTTATGCTTCATGTTGTGTTATATTACACTAATGCCCTTTCTTAAACTATGCTCAATAAAcatcaaaagagaaaaaaaaatgacagtTTAggaaaagttttttaaaatttattggtttttatcaaaatggtaggaaaattcaaaaactgttttcagaataaataaacaataataacaacaactgagaaaaataaacaaaatgaaattaagactTATTTATCAAacttatgcttaatttggtacCATTTTTTGAATGTAGGTCGTGAGGTGCTAATACCTTATCCACATGTAATTGTATTTTTAAGCTTAATTTGTTTCATAGATCGTAACCAATTCTTTCTAATAAATCTACGTCAATCATCGGATTTCATTAGGAAGATTCATTTAATTACTTAAGTGACTAATCATAtctaaactaaaaaaaaaaaaaatagtaatgaCTCCACTTTACATTGAACAGTTGAATTTTCTAACTCATACGTGTTATGATTGTGATTCTAGCTTTAAACTGTAAAGCTTGAACATGAAAATGACtataaaaagtaaagagattgtTCCTACTGCATAGTTATAGATCCTTCATATATATGAAAGTGAAAGTGAAAGTGAAAGTGATAGAAACCATGATGAAGTATCAATTAATTAGATTATCGGTTCACTCCTAAAGTAAAGAAATTAGGAGATTATGGTCATGGTAACCTTGGATTTATCAGCTGTAAACATTAGCGGACCAGGAGTTGTGCTAGTTGTGTCCTTGGAAGAGAAATGGGTGGTGATGGTATTTTACTTGAAATAGAAAAAGGGTGTCCTAAATTCTGCATTTAGGAGGGGGTGtattaaattcaaatcattACTCCGATTGGCTGAAGGGCAAGAGAGAAGCGTTGGATGTCTTGTTACCTCAAGTTTGTCTCGGTGGGGGATGATGTGGATGTAGCCTTCTGTTGCCCTTACGTGGTTTAAGCATGGCCTTTTAATATGTCCTTCTTTCAGGCTTCTCAGTCTTAACTGCCACCCGCGCTCAAATGTCGCTTGCCCAATTCCCAACCTCCCATCCTGCGGAAGTCCTCGTGACAGCCTTACCATCACACAAATGTCAACTTTTCATTTCTAATTTATATCCAAAACTTTATTACATAGGACAGTGGATTCATTCAACATGCAACAATGATTTCCATGGTCCACTTATCCAACCACAATTGGATTTGTAAGCTTAATTCCATCCTATCAATAATTTTcccaatttttatatttttgcatCTAAATATATGCCATgttacataattttttatgagcaactcgtaaataaattttttttgacataatatttatgttatgtgATATTAATATGATATGATGACATGTTATAATAGATGATGAAGTAGTATGCAAAGGTGGCATGATAACAtaattatatgatatttttcacttttcacgTAAACGACAcgtgaatataaaatgaaaggTGGTATTTTTGACTAATGATATTTGGTCAAGTGTTAGTTATAAAGGTTTATActtttatcaaaaataaaattataagggTTTGAttgaagataataaaataaagacttatttaaatttttcttaatagttcaaaaatttttttaggtattatgtcaattttttcaaaatcgaCTTAATAAGGTTTtcacttaaaattaattaaataaaaataaaattgtaaaatccAAATGGATAAAGTGGAAGAGCTTGTTACAGAAATTAagtatacaaaatttaaaataatttgaataagtTTTTGATATTATTTATAGTTAGACCATGTTTACacttatattaaaaatttcaccATTCAATCAAAATTGATCGAAgtttgcatataaatattatttataattaattgtttatatCTTATTGATCTTCTCATTTAACTCTATTAAATCTATctgttttgatttcaattgTAGTtattatttgatgatttaataAGAAACTTCATAAACTGGATTTAACTAAACTTGATCTGcacattttcaaatttgtatCATTTTAGACTTTAgaaaatttcaagaattttaggttaaaattctgtagatttttgaaaaagtaccatatttgaatttgatatattttttaaaaacattttgaatttgaaaaacttcttccatTTCTCACATTAACTCAATTTATAATAAAGAGAaactcaagagaaaaaaaaaaagaacacgTGAGTGTgtgtaataccccgtactttgacaTGGTGACTAATgaagcttatcggatgccaaaTGAGGTTAATTATAGTATTTAAAGGTGAGGAAAGgtgaaaagagtattttaagataaaatatttcgcacgcgagggaataataataaaataataatatttttattgaaaaagaatttgcgagataaaaagtgatttggaagtgaattgaggcataataaggtattttgggtaccaaagagacaagtggaaaattttgaaataaaataatattaaaatattaatattttattcagtgtcgaaatttttcatgaagaaggagtgtACGGTTAAGCTAAGTGGGGGAGAGGAAGAACGaggaaattttggagaaaaatgaagctAGTGGGGCCCGCGcgttattaaataaaactaacgcgagaaaaaaatatattttaaatattatggagaCGCCGTGTTGGAGTACAAGCTTTATATTTCAattgtacatgtgtaaaagaagataatagaaggaaatttgagttaaaagagtgttgggaggactaaattaaaaagggaaaaaacttggagggtaaaacgataattttatgtaaagtttggtcaaatcttccaaaagaagctttgactctcatcTTTATCAGCCATGACCATCCTTATCTCCTCCagcaagatattttcttcttcttcttgaagcttccaacgccattttcatttcaagttcatgaaaatcaaattttttcatgtgatttcctttgtttcttttcatttcctttcttttcttacttctttcttttccaaaCTTCTTGGGCACT
This window encodes:
- the LOC18604349 gene encoding WD repeat-containing protein RUP2, whose amino-acid sequence is MGAFHWTRGPKTASASISISNEWAMKNLSSGLHLPDPVPGRERRDYAKESIAKDKPEGEEDQERARCEWDFSLSTVVSTSAEAAVSDTLGVIEFDPSNTVVATGGIARKIRIYTLNSLLPQDQNTQGEQNITFLDHVNACEYYICTPAKLSSLRWKPGSGGRLLGSGDYDGVVMEYDLERKLPIFERDEHGGRRVWSVDYSHWDPFVGASGSEDGTMQMWDPRCGEGGGCVAKVQPALARRSVCCVEFDPFGEALIAAGCADRKAYTYDVRKMVEPLHVYDGHTKTVTYVRFLDAQTMVSAGTDGYLKLWNISDSRLIRTYKGHVNSRSFVGLSVWRHGGLLGCGSENNQVFVYDKRWGEPIWVHGFEPLGRAGGRDHGFVSSVSWRQVHEEQCTLVAGGSNGVLQVFVGRRKT